A part of Maridesulfovibrio hydrothermalis AM13 = DSM 14728 genomic DNA contains:
- a CDS encoding lysylphosphatidylglycerol synthase transmembrane domain-containing protein, with amino-acid sequence MNYPDPKQDKRSAALSNILKLSLAAGLIFWLIRSGSIRLDYLSVPAAMLPSFCGAVSILLFGLCLSAVRYIMLLRGCGAHLSLIDGLKISAVMYFFTQCVLGPASGDVARFVYTVRKTGDGNKVGAAIMVDRFIGTMGLFMLAAAGMAVNWQLVESSAVLRVIAAPLLALLCGLWLCFFLGYMALISGRKNAVFTGLIFPFLAALICFGDYSSFITNQIGPVLFGVSSAALLAPFIAPELLIDGLIYRKFFSKSKTGIKIGEFTSALLIYRKCPAVLFKTVLITGVQHLCFILSLYLFSQSLNLPALPDFNEIFFAAPLTFLAGIIPAPAAGLGVNEAAFETLLSLVSNSAVSAGASIYLMQRIWITLFSLTGIPFLLKTERKKVASE; translated from the coding sequence TTGAACTACCCTGACCCAAAGCAGGATAAACGCTCTGCTGCATTATCCAATATACTTAAACTTTCACTGGCAGCCGGCCTTATCTTCTGGCTGATCAGATCAGGCAGCATTAGGCTGGACTACCTTTCAGTTCCTGCTGCAATGCTTCCATCCTTTTGCGGAGCCGTATCGATTCTGCTATTCGGACTTTGTTTGAGTGCTGTGCGTTACATTATGCTGCTACGGGGATGCGGGGCGCATCTGAGCTTAATCGACGGACTTAAAATAAGCGCAGTTATGTATTTTTTTACTCAATGCGTACTCGGACCGGCCAGTGGAGATGTCGCCCGGTTTGTTTATACAGTCAGAAAAACCGGAGATGGAAACAAAGTTGGCGCGGCAATTATGGTTGACCGCTTCATCGGCACTATGGGACTGTTTATGCTCGCAGCCGCAGGTATGGCTGTTAACTGGCAACTGGTTGAATCATCGGCTGTTTTGCGTGTCATAGCTGCGCCTTTACTGGCACTGCTCTGCGGCTTGTGGTTATGCTTTTTTCTGGGATATATGGCCCTTATTTCAGGCAGGAAAAATGCTGTATTTACAGGTCTTATTTTTCCGTTTCTTGCCGCGCTGATCTGCTTTGGAGATTATTCTTCCTTCATTACAAATCAGATAGGACCTGTACTTTTCGGAGTGTCATCTGCCGCCTTACTGGCCCCTTTTATCGCTCCGGAACTATTGATAGACGGTTTGATTTACCGTAAATTTTTCAGCAAAAGTAAAACAGGCATCAAAATCGGTGAATTCACTTCAGCATTGCTTATTTATCGCAAATGTCCGGCAGTTCTTTTCAAGACCGTATTAATAACCGGTGTGCAGCATCTTTGTTTTATTCTTTCACTTTATCTTTTTTCACAATCCCTGAATCTGCCTGCACTGCCTGATTTCAATGAAATATTTTTCGCTGCCCCGCTCACATTTCTTGCTGGAATTATCCCTGCTCCTGCTGCCGGTCTGGGAGTAAATGAGGCTGCATTTGAAACACTTCTTTCACTTGTTTCAAACAGTGCAGTCTCAGCCGGTGCATCTATTTATTTGATGCAAAGAATATGGATAACCCTATTCAGCCTTACAGGCATACCGTTTCTACTTAAAACTGAACGGAAAAAGGTTGCCTCTGAATAA
- a CDS encoding MFS transporter, producing MSEAKKRAVIFTVSVTQFTMPFMFSAVGIALPVIGREFGASGLDLSLVESIYIGSVAALLIPFGRLADMHGRQPMFRLGVLLYAVFTFFLGFAHNIETVIILRMAQGIAGGMAIATNMALLTDAVPKNERGRAMGLAVAAVFVGLSAGPYIGGLVTTHFGWRWLFFLGMIPLGLSYIVAHLNLESKFRPSSEKFDWIGSIVVALSVTALVFGGTGIGAGWSGPVLLFAGLAGFVLFIKIQNSLEYPLVELSLFKERGDFFDASIVQFINYAGTFGIVFLFSLYLQSVKGLSPHQAGLVLVIQPIVQAVLSPLCGRLADSFSPRKIALVGMLGCTVGTIMGAMVTFDTTLPYLYVMFTVLGVGLALFSAPNMIILMSSVPPSRFGFASAITGALRTIGMVASMVVIAIFLSTIMGDVPVTPESADTYLLAMRFSLITLSGLCVLAVLVSIRAVIRKSAVAKKGLCVQSAGDSKEG from the coding sequence ATGAGTGAAGCTAAAAAACGTGCGGTAATATTTACCGTTTCAGTTACCCAGTTTACAATGCCGTTTATGTTTTCCGCAGTGGGGATCGCCCTGCCGGTTATCGGCAGAGAGTTCGGAGCCAGCGGGCTGGATTTAAGTCTGGTTGAGTCAATATATATAGGAAGTGTTGCTGCACTACTTATTCCGTTCGGGCGTCTTGCTGATATGCACGGAAGGCAGCCAATGTTCAGGCTCGGAGTATTGCTTTATGCAGTATTTACTTTTTTTCTCGGTTTTGCGCATAACATTGAAACTGTGATCATCCTGCGTATGGCTCAAGGGATTGCAGGCGGTATGGCGATTGCCACCAACATGGCCTTGCTCACTGATGCTGTTCCCAAAAATGAACGAGGCCGGGCGATGGGGCTGGCTGTTGCTGCGGTATTTGTGGGCCTTTCAGCGGGGCCGTATATCGGCGGACTTGTTACCACTCATTTCGGATGGAGATGGCTTTTTTTTCTGGGTATGATTCCACTTGGTCTTTCCTACATAGTTGCTCATCTCAATCTTGAAAGTAAATTCCGGCCATCATCGGAAAAATTCGACTGGATTGGCAGCATTGTTGTGGCTCTGTCAGTCACAGCACTTGTTTTCGGTGGAACCGGCATTGGCGCAGGCTGGTCTGGCCCTGTTCTGCTTTTTGCCGGACTGGCAGGTTTTGTTCTGTTTATCAAAATTCAAAACAGCTTGGAATATCCTCTTGTGGAGCTGAGTCTTTTCAAAGAGCGGGGGGATTTTTTTGATGCATCTATTGTACAATTTATCAACTATGCCGGGACGTTCGGTATAGTCTTCCTTTTCAGCCTTTATCTGCAAAGTGTAAAGGGTCTGTCTCCGCATCAGGCGGGACTTGTTCTTGTCATTCAGCCGATAGTTCAAGCTGTGCTGTCTCCGCTGTGCGGCAGGCTGGCGGATTCTTTTTCACCGCGAAAAATAGCTCTTGTCGGGATGCTGGGGTGTACCGTCGGAACGATTATGGGAGCGATGGTTACATTTGATACGACCCTTCCTTATCTCTACGTCATGTTTACGGTGCTGGGCGTTGGTTTGGCTCTTTTTTCTGCTCCTAATATGATTATTCTGATGAGCAGCGTACCGCCGTCCCGTTTCGGTTTTGCATCAGCTATCACAGGTGCTTTAAGAACAATCGGTATGGTTGCGAGTATGGTTGTTATCGCAATATTTTTGTCCACTATCATGGGGGATGTGCCTGTCACTCCGGAGTCCGCAGACACTTATCTGTTAGCAATGCGTTTTTCGCTGATAACTCTTTCCGGTCTGTGCGTACTGGCAGTACTTGTTTCCATACGCGCAGTGATACGCAAGTCCGCGGTTGCCAAAAAGGGGCTTTGTGTGCAATCTGCCGGAGACAGCAAGGAGGGTTAA
- a CDS encoding MarR family winged helix-turn-helix transcriptional regulator yields MDKKLLFGFMTSQMVRLHKFILAEKLDKFGITYGQIGFIMQAVRHPGRTQDELSMVLSVDKGAAARAIAKLEKAGFLYRKENIENRRQKLVYATDLGESVKKDLRTALNSSNEDMLSGLDNDEQRQLFELMTKVIDTSREKLGMPEVWDLL; encoded by the coding sequence GTGGATAAAAAATTATTATTCGGATTCATGACCAGCCAGATGGTCAGGTTACATAAGTTTATCTTAGCAGAAAAATTGGATAAATTTGGAATTACTTACGGGCAGATCGGCTTTATCATGCAGGCGGTCAGACATCCGGGCAGAACGCAGGATGAACTTTCAATGGTTCTTAGTGTTGATAAAGGGGCTGCAGCCAGAGCAATTGCCAAACTTGAGAAAGCAGGTTTCCTTTACCGAAAAGAAAATATTGAGAATCGCAGGCAAAAATTGGTTTATGCCACTGATCTGGGTGAAAGTGTTAAGAAAGATCTCCGCACGGCATTAAACAGCTCGAATGAAGACATGCTTTCAGGTCTTGATAATGATGAACAGAGGCAGCTGTTTGAGTTAATGACAAAGGTCATTGATACAAGCAGAGAGAAACTCGGGATGCCTGAAGTCTGGGATCTTTTATAA
- a CDS encoding sigma-54-dependent transcriptional regulator: protein MAKVLIIDDDPFIGELLITIAKELKHSSENALTLKEGMDLAREERFDVVFLDVVLPDGNGLDALSELQQLRNPPEVVIITGKGDSKGAELAINSGAWDYISKPASPQEYMLHMRRVLQYRSEKQASRPKLGHHNIVGRSNPIIRCLSQAAKAAESHVGVLILGETGTGKELFARAVHDNSSRRGGPFIIVDCASIPENLVESMLFGHERGAFTSADKNQQGLIAKADGGTLFLDEVGELPLHIQKSFLRVLQEHTYRPVGGHEELKSDFRLVAATNRDLDALVQNGRFRQDLLYRLQAFTIELPPLRQRGNDIRRLSRYYLNKLAVDFNTTPIAVSDEFLDALKSFSWPGNVRELFNVLEQVFTSNPEAGEFLPIHLPLRLRVAAAQAAVLPKQETRNTLTVIQGNKLRRGKSSGSATEIAIPTYQTPDEQKFPPLKEYREQALIQAEKLYLESLLMQCKANMGKAAKLSGLSVSRIYALLKKHKIKKEFILK from the coding sequence ATGGCCAAAGTTTTAATAATTGATGATGACCCTTTTATCGGTGAACTATTAATCACCATTGCCAAGGAGCTTAAGCACAGCAGCGAAAATGCACTGACCCTTAAGGAAGGCATGGATTTAGCGCGCGAAGAACGGTTTGATGTCGTTTTTCTTGATGTTGTACTTCCAGATGGAAACGGACTCGATGCTCTGTCTGAACTTCAACAGCTCCGTAACCCGCCTGAAGTTGTAATTATTACAGGAAAAGGTGATTCCAAGGGAGCAGAACTTGCCATCAATTCAGGTGCATGGGATTATATTTCGAAACCAGCCAGCCCGCAGGAGTATATGCTGCACATGCGAAGGGTGCTGCAATACCGAAGCGAAAAACAAGCCTCCCGCCCTAAACTTGGTCACCATAATATTGTAGGACGCTCTAACCCTATCATTCGCTGCCTCAGTCAGGCTGCAAAAGCTGCTGAAAGCCACGTAGGTGTTCTCATTCTAGGCGAAACAGGGACCGGCAAAGAACTTTTCGCAAGAGCTGTACATGATAACAGTTCTCGCCGCGGCGGTCCGTTTATCATTGTCGACTGCGCCTCTATCCCTGAAAATCTCGTTGAATCTATGCTTTTCGGGCATGAAAGGGGAGCTTTTACCAGTGCGGATAAAAACCAGCAGGGCTTAATAGCAAAGGCTGACGGTGGAACCTTATTTCTGGATGAAGTAGGAGAGCTGCCGCTGCACATCCAAAAATCTTTTTTAAGAGTTTTGCAGGAGCATACATATCGCCCTGTAGGTGGACATGAAGAACTGAAAAGCGACTTCAGACTGGTCGCTGCAACCAATCGGGACCTTGATGCTCTTGTGCAAAACGGCCGGTTCAGACAAGATCTGCTTTACCGCCTACAAGCCTTTACTATTGAGCTTCCACCGCTTCGTCAGCGCGGAAATGATATCCGCAGACTCTCCCGCTACTATCTCAATAAACTGGCTGTCGACTTTAACACCACACCTATTGCGGTTTCCGATGAATTTCTTGATGCTTTAAAATCATTTTCATGGCCGGGCAATGTACGTGAGCTTTTTAACGTGCTTGAACAGGTATTTACATCCAACCCGGAAGCGGGTGAATTCCTGCCGATCCACCTTCCGCTGAGATTACGAGTCGCAGCGGCTCAAGCAGCGGTTCTACCTAAACAGGAAACGAGAAATACTCTAACCGTTATTCAGGGCAACAAGTTAAGACGCGGCAAAAGCTCCGGCAGTGCCACGGAAATAGCCATTCCTACCTATCAAACGCCTGATGAACAAAAATTTCCGCCTCTTAAAGAATATCGGGAGCAGGCTTTAATCCAAGCTGAAAAATTGTACTTAGAAAGTCTTCTCATGCAATGCAAAGCAAATATGGGAAAAGCCGCTAAGCTATCAGGACTCTCTGTTTCAAGGATATATGCACTTCTCAAAAAGCATAAAATCAAAAAGGAATTCATTCTTAAGTAG
- a CDS encoding redox-sensing transcriptional repressor Rex has translation MKTQNIPKATIKRLAVYIQVLTGLKRDGVEVISSEKLARACSVNPSQIRKDLAYFGEFGVRGVGYYVHELISSIKQSLGVDRVWGCALVGVGNLGRALLRHKEFALRGFSIRAAFDCDPYKIGEIVSGLEVVCTRQLKGRVDELGLEIGIITTPPERAQRAANYLVEGGIKGIVNFAQARIEVPKEVPVEYVDFTHHFYSVAFNISSAD, from the coding sequence GTGAAAACCCAGAATATCCCCAAAGCGACCATTAAAAGGCTCGCAGTTTACATACAAGTACTGACTGGACTCAAACGCGACGGTGTGGAAGTTATTTCTTCGGAAAAGCTTGCCCGGGCTTGTTCAGTCAACCCCTCACAGATTCGTAAAGATCTGGCATATTTCGGTGAGTTCGGAGTGCGCGGTGTAGGTTATTACGTGCATGAACTTATCTCATCAATCAAGCAGTCTCTGGGAGTCGATAGAGTCTGGGGTTGCGCGCTTGTGGGCGTTGGTAACCTCGGGCGTGCGCTCTTAAGGCATAAGGAATTTGCCTTGCGCGGATTTTCCATCCGGGCTGCTTTCGATTGTGATCCATACAAAATCGGTGAAATAGTTTCGGGACTTGAAGTCGTTTGCACTCGTCAACTAAAAGGACGGGTAGACGAATTGGGACTTGAAATTGGAATTATTACCACGCCTCCCGAACGGGCGCAGCGCGCTGCAAACTATCTTGTTGAGGGCGGTATTAAAGGTATTGTCAATTTTGCTCAGGCAAGAATTGAAGTGCCTAAAGAAGTGCCAGTTGAGTACGTTGATTTTACACATCATTTCTATTCAGTCGCATTTAATATTAGTTCCGCAGACTAA
- a CDS encoding AtpZ/AtpI family protein, with the protein MLFFKGNKEALDLLGNAATIGTHMVVSTFVGMGIGWYLDKWLGTKPWLLLVFLCFGIAAGFKNVYEEVQRIQKKDQGKGSVSNEDKSED; encoded by the coding sequence ATGCTCTTTTTTAAAGGGAACAAAGAGGCTCTAGATCTGCTCGGCAATGCTGCAACGATCGGGACTCACATGGTTGTCTCTACATTTGTAGGAATGGGTATCGGGTGGTATCTCGATAAGTGGCTGGGTACGAAGCCTTGGCTTCTGCTTGTTTTCTTGTGTTTCGGGATCGCTGCCGGCTTCAAGAATGTGTATGAAGAAGTGCAGCGTATTCAGAAAAAGGACCAGGGGAAAGGTTCGGTAAGCAATGAAGATAAATCAGAAGATTGA
- a CDS encoding Lon protease family protein: MTAKELSLTRLSSKQDPAKIQFETSSDIPESIGDYDPFQPRALQAFRMALAIKGTCHNLYLSGDANLGRSYFVREYFTLRAASQPTPPDQLYLYNFAHQDHPISVCVTAGRGKAFKTAMSDAVSQIREQLPAWFEREPHVKAHERISRTFQDEREDLFADMEKLAKERGFSLEIDDHGGLTLIPLIEGRILTDEEFERLDPELRKTLRNSADDLLAEVTTILRRISKTEEGFRKDERKLHQDSAKELLKDLLAPLHKEFDQFEKIKDYLEDLEEELVDNIDLFMAKEPQQSSGIPGLQLPESSPVEELFSRFEVNLLVDNSETKGAPVVMADHPTAFNLLGSIERESEMGALYTDFTLIRAGAIHKANHGYLIVYADDILTTPSSWEGLLRALRTGQAKIEDPGESDQIRTKTIEPEPLPLELTVILIGSEDTYELLLYNDERFGKYFKLKAHMQIAAERNAANVKRFVKVLGKIIQDSDLLPFKRESLARIVDFSSRLAEDQKRLSLRIPLVKEMMVEASALAKLDGKKDVDLAALEESIDMRNFRSNLYEDEYMTEYDREVIKVETSGEGVGRANGLSVTLFGDYEFGLPHQISCTIGVGHGGILDLEREARMGGPIHTKGMMIIKSYLVGLFAQDKPIVLTGSLCFEQSYAGIEGDSASGAELAALLSGISGVPIKFDYAFTGAVSQSGSIMAVGGVNRKIEGFFEVCRRRGFNGKQGVLIPADNVVNLMLRNDVIEAVEQGKFHIYPIKTIEEAMYILTGVKAGTKNSKGKFPTGSIYRKADDRLAELAKLATLAECKK; the protein is encoded by the coding sequence ATGACAGCAAAAGAATTATCTCTCACCAGACTGAGTTCAAAGCAAGACCCTGCAAAAATTCAGTTCGAAACCAGCTCTGATATCCCTGAATCCATCGGGGATTATGACCCTTTCCAGCCCAGAGCATTACAGGCTTTCCGCATGGCTCTTGCCATAAAAGGAACCTGCCATAATTTATATCTTTCAGGGGACGCAAACCTCGGGCGGAGCTATTTTGTCCGCGAATATTTTACTCTGCGGGCCGCCAGCCAGCCTACTCCCCCGGATCAGCTCTATCTATATAACTTCGCTCATCAGGATCACCCCATTTCAGTCTGCGTTACCGCCGGAAGAGGTAAAGCATTCAAGACAGCCATGTCCGATGCTGTCTCCCAGATCAGAGAGCAGCTTCCAGCATGGTTCGAACGTGAACCTCACGTAAAGGCCCATGAACGTATTTCAAGGACTTTTCAGGATGAACGTGAAGACCTTTTTGCGGATATGGAAAAACTTGCAAAAGAGAGAGGATTCAGCCTTGAAATAGATGACCACGGCGGGCTGACTCTAATTCCGCTTATCGAAGGCCGCATCCTGACAGATGAAGAATTCGAACGCCTTGATCCTGAGCTGCGCAAGACCTTGCGCAACTCAGCAGACGATCTGCTGGCGGAAGTGACAACTATTTTACGCCGCATAAGTAAAACAGAGGAGGGGTTCCGGAAAGATGAGCGAAAGCTGCATCAGGATTCAGCCAAAGAACTTCTCAAAGATCTTCTTGCGCCACTTCATAAAGAATTTGACCAGTTTGAAAAGATAAAAGATTATCTTGAGGATCTTGAAGAGGAACTAGTCGATAACATTGACCTTTTCATGGCCAAGGAACCGCAGCAGTCATCCGGAATTCCAGGTCTGCAACTGCCTGAATCCTCTCCGGTCGAGGAACTTTTTTCCCGTTTTGAAGTCAACCTGCTGGTTGATAACAGCGAAACAAAAGGTGCTCCAGTGGTCATGGCGGATCACCCTACGGCATTCAACCTGCTGGGTTCAATTGAACGTGAATCTGAAATGGGCGCTCTTTATACAGACTTCACTCTTATCCGTGCCGGCGCAATCCATAAAGCCAACCACGGCTATCTTATAGTATATGCCGATGATATTCTGACCACCCCCTCATCATGGGAAGGACTGCTGCGCGCCCTGCGTACCGGTCAGGCCAAGATCGAAGATCCGGGCGAAAGTGATCAGATCAGAACCAAGACCATTGAACCGGAACCGCTCCCTCTGGAACTGACGGTTATTTTGATCGGCTCTGAGGATACATATGAATTGCTGCTCTATAATGATGAACGTTTCGGAAAATATTTCAAACTCAAAGCCCATATGCAGATTGCAGCCGAACGCAATGCTGCCAATGTTAAACGTTTTGTAAAGGTCTTGGGCAAAATTATTCAGGACTCTGACCTGCTTCCTTTTAAACGGGAGTCTCTTGCAAGAATTGTTGATTTTTCCAGCAGACTCGCGGAAGACCAGAAAAGGCTTTCCCTGCGAATTCCGCTGGTTAAGGAAATGATGGTTGAGGCTTCCGCCCTTGCAAAGCTGGACGGCAAAAAAGATGTCGATCTTGCTGCTCTGGAAGAATCGATCGACATGCGCAATTTCCGCTCCAATCTTTATGAAGATGAATATATGACTGAATATGACCGGGAAGTCATAAAAGTTGAAACTTCCGGAGAAGGAGTGGGGAGAGCCAACGGACTTTCAGTCACCCTTTTCGGGGACTATGAATTCGGGCTGCCCCATCAGATTTCCTGCACAATCGGTGTTGGACACGGCGGTATTCTTGACCTTGAACGTGAAGCCCGCATGGGCGGCCCTATCCACACCAAAGGCATGATGATCATCAAAAGCTATCTGGTGGGCCTTTTTGCTCAGGACAAACCCATCGTGCTTACCGGAAGCCTTTGTTTCGAACAGAGCTATGCCGGTATTGAAGGTGATTCTGCTTCAGGAGCAGAGCTTGCTGCGCTGCTTTCCGGCATATCCGGCGTCCCTATCAAATTTGACTACGCTTTCACCGGCGCAGTCAGTCAGTCCGGATCTATCATGGCTGTCGGCGGCGTTAACCGCAAAATCGAAGGTTTTTTCGAAGTATGCCGCCGCCGTGGCTTTAATGGTAAGCAGGGTGTTCTCATTCCGGCTGATAATGTGGTAAACCTCATGCTTAGAAATGATGTGATTGAAGCGGTCGAGCAGGGTAAATTCCATATTTATCCTATCAAAACGATTGAAGAAGCCATGTACATTCTGACCGGAGTCAAGGCGGGCACCAAAAACTCGAAAGGAAAATTTCCTACAGGGTCCATCTACCGTAAAGCTGATGACAGACTTGCCGAACTGGCAAAACTGGCCACCCTTGCTGAATGTAAAAAGTAA
- the atpE gene encoding ATP synthase F0 subunit C, with the protein MRKALLIVLNTMALVLAAGAAFASGVAPEVAAATATATALGMAIAAAGCGIGQGLGLKAACEGTARNPEAGGKITVTLILGLAFVESLAIYALVVNLILLFANPLIG; encoded by the coding sequence ATGCGTAAAGCTCTGCTTATCGTTCTGAACACAATGGCTCTGGTTCTCGCTGCTGGTGCAGCATTCGCTTCCGGTGTAGCTCCTGAAGTAGCTGCTGCTACTGCTACTGCTACTGCTCTCGGCATGGCTATTGCTGCTGCTGGTTGTGGTATCGGTCAGGGTCTTGGACTGAAAGCTGCTTGTGAAGGTACTGCACGTAACCCAGAAGCTGGTGGTAAAATCACAGTTACTCTGATTCTTGGCCTGGCATTCGTAGAATCCCTCGCTATTTACGCTCTCGTTGTTAACCTCATCCTGCTTTTCGCTAACCCACTTATCGGTTAG
- the atpB gene encoding F0F1 ATP synthase subunit A has product MAGGLPHPLIIMNELNHALGTHIPIHVWYTWTAMLILFVCGALISRKLSLVPGGLQNLAEIIIGGLEDFVVTNIGEGGRKVFPFMCTLFVFILVMNLLGLVPGCDAPTANVNTNAAMAVCTFLYYNYIGIKIHGAGYIKHFMGPIPALAPLMLIIELVSHISRPLSLTLRLFGNIRGEEIVLVLLFLLAPVVSTLPMYFLFMLAKIIQAFIFFMLTMIYLKGSLEHAH; this is encoded by the coding sequence ATGGCTGGAGGATTACCACATCCATTAATTATAATGAATGAGTTGAACCATGCGCTGGGAACTCATATTCCCATCCATGTATGGTATACATGGACAGCAATGCTCATTCTGTTTGTCTGCGGTGCCCTCATATCGAGGAAACTCAGTCTGGTTCCAGGGGGACTGCAAAATCTGGCCGAGATAATTATCGGCGGACTTGAAGATTTTGTAGTTACGAATATCGGTGAAGGTGGACGTAAAGTTTTTCCTTTCATGTGTACCCTCTTTGTTTTCATTCTGGTTATGAACCTTTTGGGCCTTGTCCCCGGTTGTGACGCTCCTACTGCGAACGTCAATACAAACGCGGCAATGGCTGTTTGTACTTTTCTTTACTACAACTACATCGGGATCAAGATTCACGGTGCCGGTTACATCAAACACTTTATGGGGCCTATTCCGGCACTCGCACCTTTGATGTTGATCATTGAACTTGTTTCTCACATCTCCCGTCCGCTTTCGCTTACACTGCGTCTGTTCGGTAACATCCGGGGTGAGGAAATTGTTCTGGTACTTCTGTTCCTGCTTGCACCTGTAGTTTCTACCTTGCCCATGTACTTCTTGTTCATGCTGGCTAAGATCATCCAGGCTTTCATCTTCTTCATGCTTACCATGATTTACCTGAAAGGATCTCTGGAACACGCTCATTAA
- a CDS encoding 23S rRNA (pseudouridine(1915)-N(3))-methyltransferase RlmH: MSKLRFVWVGKIKEPFFRDACAHYTKKLGRFHKLDETILKDAPGKLPPEEKILREGKSIITKIRPSDMLICMDEKGKEMTSVELSKHLRRWTEDPNLTPCFVIGGPFGLSEEVKNMARVKLSLSKMTLPHELARTMLLEQLYRAASILRGSPYHHV, encoded by the coding sequence ATGAGTAAACTAAGATTTGTATGGGTCGGCAAGATTAAAGAGCCTTTTTTCCGTGATGCCTGTGCGCACTATACCAAAAAGCTGGGCAGATTTCACAAACTGGATGAAACCATTCTTAAAGATGCACCGGGAAAGCTGCCGCCCGAAGAAAAGATTCTACGTGAAGGCAAGTCCATCATCACGAAGATACGCCCTTCAGACATGCTCATCTGCATGGATGAAAAAGGCAAGGAAATGACTTCTGTAGAACTTTCCAAACACCTGCGCCGCTGGACCGAAGACCCGAATTTAACTCCCTGCTTCGTCATCGGAGGCCCCTTTGGACTTTCCGAAGAAGTAAAGAATATGGCTAGAGTCAAACTTTCCTTAAGCAAAATGACTCTGCCCCATGAGCTGGCCCGCACAATGCTGCTCGAACAGCTTTACCGCGCCGCCTCAATTTTGCGAGGCTCTCCTTATCATCATGTTTAG
- the rsmG gene encoding 16S rRNA (guanine(527)-N(7))-methyltransferase RsmG has product MAEINISGTDIVGAARKAGRRLEDDLSLDEGFRSLADQARILAYYMTLLSKWNKSMNLVGPRKWTEVFHSLIIDSLHLADFLNALDLPKAPVTLDLGAGAGLPGIPLRTVWQQGDYYLVESRQKRSIFMRTALRMMQLPRTEVIQGRAEKIPQEILPADLILSKAFMPWKELLPFVQPMLAKKGRIIILSNNCAPDESEVLPLGYNLEISREYKAGDKKHYFWSLLPAS; this is encoded by the coding sequence ATGGCAGAAATTAATATTAGCGGAACCGATATAGTCGGGGCGGCACGAAAAGCCGGAAGAAGGCTTGAAGATGATCTTAGTCTCGATGAAGGGTTCAGATCTCTGGCCGATCAGGCGAGGATTCTGGCCTATTATATGACGCTGCTGTCCAAGTGGAATAAGTCTATGAATCTGGTCGGTCCGCGCAAATGGACTGAGGTTTTTCACTCGCTTATCATAGACAGTCTGCACCTTGCTGATTTTTTAAACGCTCTTGATCTGCCCAAGGCTCCAGTCACTCTCGACCTCGGAGCCGGTGCAGGGCTTCCCGGAATACCTCTGCGAACGGTATGGCAGCAGGGCGATTATTATCTGGTGGAGTCACGCCAAAAGCGTTCTATTTTCATGCGTACAGCTCTGCGCATGATGCAGCTTCCCCGTACTGAGGTTATTCAGGGGCGGGCAGAAAAAATTCCGCAGGAAATACTCCCTGCGGATTTAATCTTAAGCAAAGCTTTTATGCCTTGGAAAGAACTTCTGCCATTTGTTCAGCCCATGCTGGCAAAAAAAGGCAGGATCATAATTCTGTCTAATAACTGCGCGCCGGATGAGTCAGAAGTATTACCCCTCGGTTATAATCTTGAAATATCACGCGAGTACAAAGCAGGGGATAAAAAGCACTATTTCTGGTCGCTGCTGCCTGCTAGCTGA
- a CDS encoding ATP synthase subunit I, translating to MKINQKIESFLHRRGFTHPDVRSLVRNQLYLTAGTCLFAAVAFGFAQWALALAAGTVLITFNFWSLAKFGQHLAYMRKGALVPLLIRFYGRLILTGLVLYGLIVWGQCSIYALLAGLSTVVVNAIFWGVAGFRQKVKEA from the coding sequence ATGAAGATAAATCAGAAGATTGAATCATTCCTCCACAGGCGGGGCTTTACTCATCCGGACGTACGTAGTTTGGTACGCAATCAGTTGTATCTTACTGCCGGAACATGTCTTTTCGCTGCTGTAGCCTTCGGGTTTGCCCAATGGGCACTGGCTTTGGCAGCCGGGACCGTTCTGATTACGTTCAATTTCTGGTCGCTGGCTAAATTCGGTCAGCATCTGGCGTATATGCGCAAGGGTGCTTTGGTACCTTTGCTGATTCGCTTCTACGGCCGCCTTATTTTAACCGGGTTAGTTCTGTATGGGCTTATAGTCTGGGGACAATGCTCGATTTATGCTCTTCTGGCGGGGCTTAGCACAGTAGTTGTGAATGCGATATTTTGGGGCGTAGCCGGATTTCGGCAAAAAGTGAAGGAGGCATAG